The following nucleotide sequence is from Streptomyces xiamenensis.
GCGGCACGCCGCGCCCGGACCCGCACGGTCATGCGGGCTGCGGAACGGACGGTGGGCGGCTGCGCGGAGTCCGGCACCCGCCCAGCATCCGTACCCGGACCGGGACGCGCAACGGCGCGGCGCCGATCGGGGGATCGGTGCCGCGCCGCGAAAAGGTCGCGCCGTGCCGGTCAGCTGCCGGCGGCGGCCGGTGCCGGGGCCGGCTCGTCGGTGCGCTCCGCCGCCGGGGCGGTGCGCTGCGCCGGAAGGGTCTCGGGCTTCTTGCCGTAGCCCGCCGCACGCATGGCCAGCCCGGCGACGACGCCGACGGCGGACAGGCCGACCCACGCGCCCAGGCCCACGAAGGGCTGGCCCGCGACCATGAAGTAACCGCCGACGATCGAGGCGGCGATCATGATGATGACGCCGGTCCAGGCGGCAGGGGTGTTGCCGTGGTCATCGTGGCCCGCCATGCTGATGCTCCTTGTGTTCCTCGGTGGTGGGGTACGCCCGACCGCCATTGTGTCAGGCCCCTCCCGGAGGACGGATGAGGCCCTTGGTCCCGAACGGACGGCCTTAGGTCGTCGGATCCTCGCCCCGGTCCAGGGCCTTCCAGATGTCCTCCGGCCGGTCC
It contains:
- a CDS encoding HGxxPAAW family protein is translated as MAGHDDHGNTPAAWTGVIIMIAASIVGGYFMVAGQPFVGLGAWVGLSAVGVVAGLAMRAAGYGKKPETLPAQRTAPAAERTDEPAPAPAAAGS